TAACCGTCAGCGACCAAATCACTGATACTAACCTTGCTTATGTTCCTGGTTCAGTTGTCGTTCAAGAGGCAAACTGGATCGATAAAGATGCTGGAACCTATAAACGAGGCAATACTGTTTCAGCAGATAAATATAGTTTGACTGAAACTGGCAGTGGCTTTGACTTAGCAATTCCTAAGTCAGGGAAACAAATGTACGCCATTGTCTTTCAAACTAAAGTTACTGACCCCGACAAATTGACTGATGGAACAGTCTTTAGAAATGATGCTTCTATGACGGGATCATTTAGTGGAAATAATGGCAATGGAACTCAAATAATTGAAGATTCTGCTTCTGGGAAAGTTTCTAACGAAACTAACTCTGGCAATGGTAGTGGAACTAAACTAGGCAGCGTCGTTTTGACTAAAAACGATGAACAAAACAATAATGTTCTAGAAGGTGCCATCTACGATCTTTATAAAGTTGGCTCCACTACTCCACTACAAACAGGACTAACTACTGACACAAATGGTCAAATTAAAGTTTCTAGTTTAAGTGCTGGCGACTATTATTTCAAAGAAACTAAAGCTCCATCTGGCTACCAATTGAATGAAAATGAGATTCCTTTTACCATTACTGGACAAACCACTACGCCAATAAAAGTAAATGGCGTCGATGAACCCGAAAAAGAAGAATTAGGTTCAATTGTAATTAGAAAAATTGACGCCGAAACTGGCTACAAATTGGCTGGTGCTGAATTCAATATTGTCAACGATCAAGGAGTCGTAGTTGGAACTATTACAACTGATCGTTTAGGAATTGGTCATTATTACAACTTACCTATTGGTCACTATAAATTAGTGGAAACTAAAGCTCCTCAAGGCTATCTTAAGGGACAGGATGTTGAATTTGACGTTACATCCAACAATTTAACGCCAGAATTAATCTCTGTTGAAAACGAAAAAGAAGTTACTGGTGAAGATAGTTACAGTATTGTTTTACAAAAGTTTGACACGGATGATATGACTTTAGGAGTTCCCGGAGCAGAATATACGCTTTATACTACTGATGGAACTGCTTTAATGTCAGGTATTACTAATGAATTAGGTGTTATCAGAATTGATAATCTTAAGCCTGGAAATTATTATTTCCAAGAAACCAAAGCTCCTCAAGGTTACGATTTAAATCCAGATAAAATTTTGTTCACTATCAAAGAAAATGATAACGAAGCTGGTGTTGGTACCTTAATAACATCTGATCCTCAGACTAAATCTGAACCTGGAGATAACAATAATGGTAACGAAATCGACCCATCTGAACCCGGCGATACTGATGAAGGAAACTCTGAAGAACCTAACACTGAGAAACCTAACGTTGAAGAACCAGATGATAATAACGGTGGTCTAATCGTTGACCCAGAACATCCAACAGCAAATAATGATGATGACGATCAAATAGGATTAATTCCTAACCCAACAAATCCTGATTCTACGACAAATAATTCAGGTGCAAACAATGAAAAATTACCTCAAACTGGTAACAATTCTAATTTGTTGGCTTCCCTTCTTGGATTGGTCATTTTAATCAGTATTGTTTATCACAAGCAACGTCAAGCTTAATCAAAAATAATATAAGTAATGTGGAATAAATTCTAATTTATCCTGCGTAAAATGAAACAATCCCGATAATCAAAATACGATTATCGGGATTGCTTTTTTTAATACATAAAATTAGAAAGCTCCACCTCCGGAACCGCCACCAAAGCCTCCAGAGGACCCACCAGAAAAGCCACCGGAACTAACACTGATACTAGAATCTCCTGCTGATAAGGCACTAGTAAAGGCTGATTGAAATCCGGAACTACTACTATTAAGAAAGCTAGTACTACCCAAGTAATAATATAAGATAGGTGAACTATTAATGTCCTCTGTACTGAAGTTTACCTTCAATGCCTTGACCACTTTATCCGATACACCAAAAGCTACCGCATACGGCAAAAATCGTTCCCAAAGGACCAAATCTCCCACTTGAGCTAATTTAATATCGTCAATATCATTCAACATACGTTTAAAGGCTCTAATCTCATTAACGGTTATTTCCCCTAAATCAGTATAAGGAGTTATCCTTTTTCTAATAAAATAATATGGCACCCAAGTAATAAGTACCAAAACAGTTAACATTACCACACTTAAAATCAAATGGGATGATAAAACTAAAGAAACTGCCAGCATAACTCCAAGAATTATATCAACTACAATTGTAATATTTTTAAAATCATTGACTAATCCTAAATTACCCAAATCTAAATATTTTTCGCGACCATGAGCAGCACTTTTAGCCCATTGATCAAATTTAGTACCTAATTTATTACTATGCTTACGGGCGAAATGACGAATCTGTTTGATTCGAACTGATTTACCATCACCAATCTTTTCAAATAAATATTGATAAAAGGTTAAAGTTGGTTTTACTAGAGCTGTACTCTTATAATCCTTACCAATTTTCTCAAGCTTCATTCGATTATGCCCAACTTCATCTAAAATATCGGCGGTCAACGATAAACTATCAGCCCTTTTAGATCTATCCAAAATCACTTTAGCAAAGCTGGGGAGAAATTTAGGCTCATCAAAGAAATGATGCAATGGCATTGGAATTTGATGTTTTTGTCCCGGATTTTTATGTAATTTAATAATTTGATATAAGTAAATCATCAAAATAATCACGATGCCGGCGGTCATAATGACCCAATAAATAATCTTTTTCTGTTGTCTTTTAGCATTTGCTTCTTGAGCAAGTTTCTTTTCCTGAATTAAAATTTCTGCTTTAGCATTCCTATTAACAACTTTTTTATTAGTCGCTGTAACTGCGGTTGGAAAAATCATATGCGTTTCAACAAAATTATTAGCGGGCAAACCATCTAAAGTAATTGTAACCTGACCAAGTTTACGATTTACTTCATTGTGCCCTGATAAAGGACCGTGAGCCCAAGCTTGTAACTTAGAAATATTTTTTTGAGGAAGATTAATTTTAATCTTTATATTATTTAGCTCATTATCCCATCCCTTACCAATTACTTTCCAATTCAATTCAGCTGTATCCAAATAATTGGTTATCAATCCATATATGCGATAACGATAAATATAAGTAACCCGACTTGAATCAACTGTGTGATAAACCTTCATATTCATTGAATCTTTAGTCTGGTTGATCTTAAAAGTATTATTAGCCTCTGAATCACTCTTAATTAACTTATTTTCACCATGACCATCATCAAATGATATCTCCGGTTGACTAGTACCATCTATTCCTCTTAAATCTTGATTATAGTAGACTCCATGAAATTGGCCTGTAAAATCATAAGTTATCCTTTGTGTTAAATCGGCATTCCCATCTTTTAAAACATTGACGTCAACGTCATAATCCTTAATTGTAAAATCATCGGCTTTAACTGTAGTCGTTGATTGAAAGGCTAAAAAAATACTAAAAAAGGCAAAGATAAATCCCCATATCTTTTTCATACATCCCCCAAATTTGATAATTAATTAATTTCATCATACTAAAGTTTTGTCATTAATGGGATATTTTAATGCAAAAAAAAAGCGATCAATTGAAAAATCAATACGCATTCTTAACGATACGTTGAATTTCTCTTTCTTGATCACGTTTTTTAATTGTTTCACGCTTATCATATTTTCTTTTACCTTCAGCTACGCCGATCAATACTTTAGCAAAGCCATGTTTCAGATAAACTTTCAAAGGAATTACCGTAATTCCCTTCTCTTGCACAGTTGAACTTATTTTACGAATCTCTTTTTTATGTAAAAGTAATTTCCGATTTCGCAATGGATCATGATTGAATTGGTTTCCTTGGTCATAAACGCTGATATTAACGTTCTCTAACCATAGTTCCCCATTCCTTGGCTGTACGAAACCATCTTTAATATTAATCTTACTAGCACGAACTGATTTGATCTCAGTTCCTGTCAGAGAAATTCCCGCCTCATAAGTATCTAAAATATTGTAATCATGACGAGCTTTACGATTATTGGCTACTTCATTAGCAGCCTTTGTGTGATGTTTCTTCATTGTTCATCACCGTCTTTCGTATTTACCACGTCTCTTATGGTTGTTATTGTGATTATTATTATGTCCATTGCCGTTGTGGCGACCATGTCCACCGCGACCGTGACCATGTTGCATTGAGCGCTTCTTCTTAAATTCAGCTTCACGCTTATCTGCCTGTTCTTGCTCTTCAGGAGTCAAGACACGTTCAAAGTCCAGTTGACGATGTTCAACATCTGCTCTGATCAACTTAACTTTAATTGGTTGTCCAACCTTGAAAGTCTTGCCAGTGCCACGACCATGCATTGACATACTCTTCTCATCATATTCATAGAAGTCGTCTTTCATATTAGAAATATGAATCAAACCTTCGATTGTATTATCCAATTGGATAAACATTCCAAAGCTTGTAACCGAACTGACCACAGCATCAAATTCGGAACCAACTTGATCTGCCATATACTCAGTTTTCTTCAAATCATCAACGGCACGTTCAGCATTGATAGAGATTCTTTCACGACCAGATGTATGTTGAGCCACGTCAGGCAACTTGGCCTTCCACTTAGCTTGTTCATCATCAGTGAAGCCAATTTCAGCATAACTGTGAATCATTCGATGAACCATCAAATCAGGATAACGTCTAATAGGTGATGTGAAATGAGTATAGTACTTAG
This sequence is a window from Companilactobacillus alimentarius DSM 20249. Protein-coding genes within it:
- a CDS encoding SpaA isopeptide-forming pilin-related protein codes for the protein MGNKLRNIFISILAILVLVLTFNLQNVKAATNYTSSDMITEAKIVNQDKTYTVGGTVPLTYEFDSTGHQLKNNDTLTIDVPSPLSVTSGSQFDVTDDNGQVIGTAVLSDNNQIIVTFNENVEELESVQGTLSINTGVNVDRKAQIGTNNVDFPVKDNQTQTSILKTKTNDKNISKKGVLGKDSQGNDIVTWTILVNRNELDFGNLTVSDQITDTNLAYVPGSVVVQEANWIDKDAGTYKRGNTVSADKYSLTETGSGFDLAIPKSGKQMYAIVFQTKVTDPDKLTDGTVFRNDASMTGSFSGNNGNGTQIIEDSASGKVSNETNSGNGSGTKLGSVVLTKNDEQNNNVLEGAIYDLYKVGSTTPLQTGLTTDTNGQIKVSSLSAGDYYFKETKAPSGYQLNENEIPFTITGQTTTPIKVNGVDEPEKEELGSIVIRKIDAETGYKLAGAEFNIVNDQGVVVGTITTDRLGIGHYYNLPIGHYKLVETKAPQGYLKGQDVEFDVTSNNLTPELISVENEKEVTGEDSYSIVLQKFDTDDMTLGVPGAEYTLYTTDGTALMSGITNELGVIRIDNLKPGNYYFQETKAPQGYDLNPDKILFTIKENDNEAGVGTLITSDPQTKSEPGDNNNGNEIDPSEPGDTDEGNSEEPNTEKPNVEEPDDNNGGLIVDPEHPTANNDDDDQIGLIPNPTNPDSTTNNSGANNEKLPQTGNNSNLLASLLGLVILISIVYHKQRQA
- a CDS encoding DUF2207 domain-containing protein, coding for MKKIWGFIFAFFSIFLAFQSTTTVKADDFTIKDYDVDVNVLKDGNADLTQRITYDFTGQFHGVYYNQDLRGIDGTSQPEISFDDGHGENKLIKSDSEANNTFKINQTKDSMNMKVYHTVDSSRVTYIYRYRIYGLITNYLDTAELNWKVIGKGWDNELNNIKIKINLPQKNISKLQAWAHGPLSGHNEVNRKLGQVTITLDGLPANNFVETHMIFPTAVTATNKKVVNRNAKAEILIQEKKLAQEANAKRQQKKIIYWVIMTAGIVIILMIYLYQIIKLHKNPGQKHQIPMPLHHFFDEPKFLPSFAKVILDRSKRADSLSLTADILDEVGHNRMKLEKIGKDYKSTALVKPTLTFYQYLFEKIGDGKSVRIKQIRHFARKHSNKLGTKFDQWAKSAAHGREKYLDLGNLGLVNDFKNITIVVDIILGVMLAVSLVLSSHLILSVVMLTVLVLITWVPYYFIRKRITPYTDLGEITVNEIRAFKRMLNDIDDIKLAQVGDLVLWERFLPYAVAFGVSDKVVKALKVNFSTEDINSSPILYYYLGSTSFLNSSSSGFQSAFTSALSAGDSSISVSSGGFSGGSSGGFGGGSGGGAF
- the smpB gene encoding SsrA-binding protein SmpB, producing the protein MKKHHTKAANEVANNRKARHDYNILDTYEAGISLTGTEIKSVRASKINIKDGFVQPRNGELWLENVNISVYDQGNQFNHDPLRNRKLLLHKKEIRKISSTVQEKGITVIPLKVYLKHGFAKVLIGVAEGKRKYDKRETIKKRDQEREIQRIVKNAY